In a genomic window of Phycodurus eques isolate BA_2022a chromosome 2, UOR_Pequ_1.1, whole genome shotgun sequence:
- the paqr5b gene encoding membrane progestin receptor gamma-B isoform X1 — MGWHGNTTLIKTRGTPRHQPQVCSLADSSYLQLFAVNMLSLMKLPRVVTMNQVPKVFHEDSIISGYRSPCSSAMDCIFSLFQLTNETLNIWTHFLPTWYFLWKLISVVLIQTAWQHTFTWPLVVLIISSCIYPLASSCAHTFNSMSARVRHMCFYIDYGALSLYSLGSAVTYSAYVFPDKWVNSIFHQCFIPFALLNSMICTALACYSRLGLPFLHHNSDVVKRFSECQSPRFSKVLRVVAFAYPYLFDSIPLFYRLFLCEGEDCTDNDTNVLHSTHIALAFLTGFLFATHLPERLAPGSFDYIGHSHQLFHVFGILGTHFQVMAIEQDMVLRRSWLLDHSLPITFANSMGVTLIGLLVNLIIIILYSLPLLSKPVDQQKKQNRQAKAH; from the exons ATGGGGTGGCATGGCAACACAACGCTCATAAAGACACGAGGCACACCCCGCCACCAGCCTCAAGTCTGCTCACTCGCGGACAGTAGCTACTTGCAGCTCTTTGCGGTAAATATGCTCAGCCTCATGAAATTACCAAGAGTCGTCACCATGAATCAAGTGCCCAAA GTTTTCCATGAGGACAGCATCATCTCTGGCTACCGTTCCCCTTGCAGCTCAGCCATGGACTGCATTTTCAGCCTCTTTCAGCTGACGAATGAGACCCTCAACATCTGGACCCACTTTTTGCCCACCTG GTACTTCCTCTGGAAACTAATCAGCGTTGTGCTGATCCAAACTGCATGGCAGCACACCTTCACCTGGCCTCTGGTGGTCTTAATCATTTCCAGCTGCATATATCCACTGGCATCCAGCTGTGCTCACACCTTCAACAGCATGTCAGCACGGGTGCGACACATGTGCTTCTATATTGACTACGGAGCCCTAAGTCTCTACAGCCTGG GTTCTGCAGTTACATATTCAGCTTACGTGTTCCCGGACAAATGGGTAAACAGCATCTTCCACCAGTGCTTCATCCCTTTTGCTCTACTTAACTCGATGATATGCACTGCCCTGGCCTGCTACTCCAG GCTTGGATTACCATTTCTTCACCATAATTCTGATGTTGTAAAGAG attCTCCGAGTGCCAGAGTCCAAGGTTCAGCAAAGTACTCCGTGTTGTTGCTTTTGCCTACCCCTACCTGTTTGACAGCATTCCACTCTTCTACAGG CTGTTCCTGTGTGAAGGAGAAGACTGCACAGACAACGACACCAATGTCTTGCACTCCACCCACATTGCATTGGCTTTCCTCACTGGCTTTCTGTTTGCGACACATTTACCTGAGCGCCTTGCACCTGGTAGCTTCGACTATATTG GTCACAGTCATCAACTTTTCCATGTCTTTGGCATTCTTGGGACCCACTTCCAGGTGATGGCCATTGAACAAGACATGGTGTTACGACGTTCCTGGCTTCTTGACCACTCCCTACCCATCACCTTTGCCAACTCAATGGGAGTAACACTAATTGGTCTGCTGGTCAAcctaatcatcatcatcctctacAGCCTACCTCTCCTCTCCAAACCAGTCGATCAGCAAAAGAAACAGAATAGACAGGCAAAGGCACATTGA
- the paqr5b gene encoding membrane progestin receptor gamma-B isoform X3 — protein MDCIFSLFQLTNETLNIWTHFLPTWYFLWKLISVVLIQTAWQHTFTWPLVVLIISSCIYPLASSCAHTFNSMSARVRHMCFYIDYGALSLYSLGSAVTYSAYVFPDKWVNSIFHQCFIPFALLNSMICTALACYSRLGLPFLHHNSDVVKRFSECQSPRFSKVLRVVAFAYPYLFDSIPLFYRLFLCEGEDCTDNDTNVLHSTHIALAFLTGFLFATHLPERLAPGSFDYIGHSHQLFHVFGILGTHFQVMAIEQDMVLRRSWLLDHSLPITFANSMGVTLIGLLVNLIIIILYSLPLLSKPVDQQKKQNRQAKAH, from the exons ATGGACTGCATTTTCAGCCTCTTTCAGCTGACGAATGAGACCCTCAACATCTGGACCCACTTTTTGCCCACCTG GTACTTCCTCTGGAAACTAATCAGCGTTGTGCTGATCCAAACTGCATGGCAGCACACCTTCACCTGGCCTCTGGTGGTCTTAATCATTTCCAGCTGCATATATCCACTGGCATCCAGCTGTGCTCACACCTTCAACAGCATGTCAGCACGGGTGCGACACATGTGCTTCTATATTGACTACGGAGCCCTAAGTCTCTACAGCCTGG GTTCTGCAGTTACATATTCAGCTTACGTGTTCCCGGACAAATGGGTAAACAGCATCTTCCACCAGTGCTTCATCCCTTTTGCTCTACTTAACTCGATGATATGCACTGCCCTGGCCTGCTACTCCAG GCTTGGATTACCATTTCTTCACCATAATTCTGATGTTGTAAAGAG attCTCCGAGTGCCAGAGTCCAAGGTTCAGCAAAGTACTCCGTGTTGTTGCTTTTGCCTACCCCTACCTGTTTGACAGCATTCCACTCTTCTACAGG CTGTTCCTGTGTGAAGGAGAAGACTGCACAGACAACGACACCAATGTCTTGCACTCCACCCACATTGCATTGGCTTTCCTCACTGGCTTTCTGTTTGCGACACATTTACCTGAGCGCCTTGCACCTGGTAGCTTCGACTATATTG GTCACAGTCATCAACTTTTCCATGTCTTTGGCATTCTTGGGACCCACTTCCAGGTGATGGCCATTGAACAAGACATGGTGTTACGACGTTCCTGGCTTCTTGACCACTCCCTACCCATCACCTTTGCCAACTCAATGGGAGTAACACTAATTGGTCTGCTGGTCAAcctaatcatcatcatcctctacAGCCTACCTCTCCTCTCCAAACCAGTCGATCAGCAAAAGAAACAGAATAGACAGGCAAAGGCACATTGA
- the paqr5b gene encoding membrane progestin receptor gamma-B isoform X2 — MGWHGNTTLIKTRGTPRHQPQVCSLADSSYLQLFAVFHEDSIISGYRSPCSSAMDCIFSLFQLTNETLNIWTHFLPTWYFLWKLISVVLIQTAWQHTFTWPLVVLIISSCIYPLASSCAHTFNSMSARVRHMCFYIDYGALSLYSLGSAVTYSAYVFPDKWVNSIFHQCFIPFALLNSMICTALACYSRLGLPFLHHNSDVVKRFSECQSPRFSKVLRVVAFAYPYLFDSIPLFYRLFLCEGEDCTDNDTNVLHSTHIALAFLTGFLFATHLPERLAPGSFDYIGHSHQLFHVFGILGTHFQVMAIEQDMVLRRSWLLDHSLPITFANSMGVTLIGLLVNLIIIILYSLPLLSKPVDQQKKQNRQAKAH, encoded by the exons ATGGGGTGGCATGGCAACACAACGCTCATAAAGACACGAGGCACACCCCGCCACCAGCCTCAAGTCTGCTCACTCGCGGACAGTAGCTACTTGCAGCTCTTTGCG GTTTTCCATGAGGACAGCATCATCTCTGGCTACCGTTCCCCTTGCAGCTCAGCCATGGACTGCATTTTCAGCCTCTTTCAGCTGACGAATGAGACCCTCAACATCTGGACCCACTTTTTGCCCACCTG GTACTTCCTCTGGAAACTAATCAGCGTTGTGCTGATCCAAACTGCATGGCAGCACACCTTCACCTGGCCTCTGGTGGTCTTAATCATTTCCAGCTGCATATATCCACTGGCATCCAGCTGTGCTCACACCTTCAACAGCATGTCAGCACGGGTGCGACACATGTGCTTCTATATTGACTACGGAGCCCTAAGTCTCTACAGCCTGG GTTCTGCAGTTACATATTCAGCTTACGTGTTCCCGGACAAATGGGTAAACAGCATCTTCCACCAGTGCTTCATCCCTTTTGCTCTACTTAACTCGATGATATGCACTGCCCTGGCCTGCTACTCCAG GCTTGGATTACCATTTCTTCACCATAATTCTGATGTTGTAAAGAG attCTCCGAGTGCCAGAGTCCAAGGTTCAGCAAAGTACTCCGTGTTGTTGCTTTTGCCTACCCCTACCTGTTTGACAGCATTCCACTCTTCTACAGG CTGTTCCTGTGTGAAGGAGAAGACTGCACAGACAACGACACCAATGTCTTGCACTCCACCCACATTGCATTGGCTTTCCTCACTGGCTTTCTGTTTGCGACACATTTACCTGAGCGCCTTGCACCTGGTAGCTTCGACTATATTG GTCACAGTCATCAACTTTTCCATGTCTTTGGCATTCTTGGGACCCACTTCCAGGTGATGGCCATTGAACAAGACATGGTGTTACGACGTTCCTGGCTTCTTGACCACTCCCTACCCATCACCTTTGCCAACTCAATGGGAGTAACACTAATTGGTCTGCTGGTCAAcctaatcatcatcatcctctacAGCCTACCTCTCCTCTCCAAACCAGTCGATCAGCAAAAGAAACAGAATAGACAGGCAAAGGCACATTGA